A single region of the Pseudalkalibacillus berkeleyi genome encodes:
- a CDS encoding fatty acid desaturase, protein MSINKQRELRKNITSFEQSDTKSSVYQLINTIPPFFLLWFLAYQSLSVSIWLTLALAVVTAGFVVRTFIIFHDCTHQSFFKSKRANRVLGTITGIITHFPFEKWKRSHTIHHATSGNLDKRGTGDVWVMTVDEYFAASFWTRLSYRLYRNPIIMFGFGPIYLYFISNRVNRKGARRKERLNTYFINLSIATIYGLMIFAIGWQAFMIIQIPILLVSGSLGIWLFYVQHQFEDSYFESEDEWDYVKAAVDGSSYYKLPKLMQWLTGNIGFHHVHHLSPRVPNYHLEKAHESTPPLQNATTITLASSLKSIRFRLFDEKNKTFVGFNDLKHLKKKLKTSGQLNTIRPSLQQK, encoded by the coding sequence ATGAGCATAAATAAACAAAGAGAACTCAGAAAAAATATTACTTCTTTCGAACAATCCGATACTAAATCAAGTGTATATCAGCTGATCAATACCATTCCACCATTCTTCTTGCTTTGGTTCCTTGCATACCAAAGTTTGTCTGTTTCTATATGGTTGACCTTGGCATTGGCAGTTGTGACAGCAGGATTTGTTGTGCGGACTTTCATTATTTTTCATGATTGCACTCACCAATCTTTCTTCAAAAGCAAAAGAGCCAATCGAGTACTAGGTACGATTACTGGAATCATTACTCATTTTCCTTTTGAAAAATGGAAACGTAGTCACACGATCCATCACGCAACCAGTGGTAACTTAGATAAGCGTGGAACTGGAGATGTTTGGGTGATGACCGTTGATGAGTATTTTGCTGCCTCTTTTTGGACCAGATTGTCATACCGTCTTTACCGGAATCCGATTATTATGTTTGGATTCGGTCCAATTTATCTTTACTTCATTTCGAATCGTGTTAATCGAAAAGGAGCGAGACGAAAGGAACGATTGAACACATACTTCATCAACCTTTCAATCGCTACCATTTATGGGCTTATGATATTCGCAATCGGTTGGCAAGCTTTTATGATTATACAAATCCCTATCCTTTTAGTATCTGGTTCGCTCGGTATTTGGTTATTTTATGTTCAACATCAATTTGAAGATTCTTATTTTGAATCAGAAGATGAGTGGGACTATGTAAAAGCTGCCGTGGATGGTAGTTCCTATTACAAACTCCCGAAGTTAATGCAATGGTTAACAGGTAATATTGGATTCCATCATGTACATCACTTAAGCCCAAGGGTACCCAATTATCATCTAGAAAAAGCACACGAATCAACACCACCGTTACAAAACGCGACGACCATAACCTTGGCATCAAGTTTGAAATCTATTCGTTTCAGATTGTTTGATGAGAAAAACAAGACGTTTGTAGGCTTTAATGACCTCAAACACTTAAAGAAGAAATTAAAAACAAGCGGACAGCTGAACACAATAAGACCAAGTCTACAACAAAAATAA
- the sigK gene encoding RNA polymerase sporulation sigma factor SigK, translated as MSSIIAALAYFFKEVMFFVSYVKNNAFPQPLSSDDEAKYLKEMAEGNEEARNRLIEHNLRLVAHICKKFENTGEDTEDLISIGTIGLIKAIESYSRGKGTKLATYAARCIENEILMHLRAIKKTKKDVSLHDPIGTDKEGNEITLIDVLKADLDDIVDTIQLKMEKKQIYEHIHILDDREKEVIVGRFGLDMEKERTQREIAKDLGISRSYVSRIEKRALMKLFHEFYRQRNDKEKG; from the coding sequence GTGTCCAGCATTATTGCAGCACTGGCTTATTTCTTTAAAGAAGTCATGTTCTTCGTCTCCTATGTCAAGAACAACGCGTTCCCACAGCCATTGTCATCTGATGATGAAGCCAAGTATCTGAAAGAAATGGCCGAGGGTAATGAAGAAGCACGGAATCGCTTAATCGAACATAACTTGCGTTTAGTTGCCCATATTTGTAAAAAGTTCGAAAATACCGGAGAAGACACGGAGGATCTCATCTCAATCGGTACAATCGGGCTGATTAAAGCAATCGAAAGCTACTCCAGAGGAAAAGGAACGAAACTGGCGACGTATGCAGCGAGATGTATTGAAAATGAAATTCTCATGCATCTCCGTGCAATTAAAAAGACGAAGAAAGATGTCTCATTACATGACCCGATTGGTACGGATAAAGAGGGGAATGAGATTACACTCATTGATGTACTGAAAGCTGATCTTGACGATATTGTCGATACGATTCAGCTGAAGATGGAGAAAAAACAGATTTATGAGCACATTCATATTCTCGATGATCGTGAAAAAGAAGTGATCGTTGGACGATTCGGACTCGACATGGAAAAAGAACGGACACAGCGAGAGATTGCGAAAGACCTGGGTATCTCGAGAAGCTATGTCTCTCGTATTGAAAAACGCGCACTAATGAAATTGTTCCACGAGTTTTATAGACAGAGGAATGACAAGGAAAAAGGATGA
- a CDS encoding HAD-IA family hydrolase codes for MNILWDFDGTLVDSYRLFVKLFKKVLGDDTSEEEIYSKMKVSFTHAFQYYQFTDERKKEFQALEAELLPSDFELFEGLQSVLQLAEHNFIVTHNSREVVKNVIQHHRLDQYFTKVIGWEDRFPRKPDATAYKHVLETYAIDLVVGDRELDLLPAKELGIPTCSFQNEHVAGMDYYVDSYTELYEILTKKL; via the coding sequence ATGAATATTTTATGGGATTTCGATGGTACGCTTGTTGATAGTTACAGGCTTTTTGTGAAGCTTTTTAAAAAGGTGTTAGGAGATGACACTTCAGAAGAAGAAATCTACAGTAAAATGAAAGTTTCATTTACTCATGCATTCCAATATTACCAATTTACTGATGAGCGTAAGAAGGAATTTCAAGCGTTAGAGGCAGAGCTTCTTCCATCGGATTTTGAATTATTTGAAGGGTTACAGAGTGTTCTCCAACTTGCTGAACACAACTTTATTGTTACACACAACTCACGAGAAGTCGTCAAAAACGTCATTCAGCACCATAGGCTTGATCAGTATTTTACGAAAGTGATTGGCTGGGAAGACCGCTTTCCAAGAAAGCCTGATGCAACAGCTTACAAGCATGTACTTGAAACGTACGCAATAGACCTTGTTGTTGGTGATCGAGAGTTGGACTTGTTACCAGCAAAAGAATTAGGGATACCGACATGTAGCTTTCAAAATGAACATGTAGCAGGTATGGATTATTACGTAGACTCCTATACGGAACTATATGAAATCCTTACCAAAAAGCTTTAA
- a CDS encoding sensor histidine kinase has protein sequence MRNWYHVIPKNTGLSSYVWIVFCILPLYFIFRSSSTMEIIIGVLAFLMFFTSYRLSFISKGWSVYVWVSIEMAISVVMTILFGYVYFALFLAFFIGNIQKKVGFLTLYIIHLLSTIVAVSIVVFRQNEMFFSQFPFIIICLIGVILLPFTMFNKIKQERLEGQLEDANKRISQLMVFEERQRIARDLHDTLGQKLSLIGLKSDLAGKLMYKNLNSAKIEIDDIHKTARTALKEVREMVSDMRRVKLKDEIIHIQQMVEAAEMDLNIEGDPELTNTPLLVENVLSMCLKEAVTNVVKHSQATSCNVLIKQSPHEVLLSVQDNGIGISDKVSTLSGHGLQGMRERLEFVNGSLEINSSNGTTLTTRVPNL, from the coding sequence ATGCGTAATTGGTATCATGTTATTCCGAAAAATACGGGGCTTAGCTCCTATGTATGGATTGTATTTTGTATACTTCCACTCTATTTCATTTTCAGATCTTCTTCCACAATGGAAATTATTATCGGTGTATTAGCATTTCTGATGTTTTTTACATCCTACAGATTATCCTTTATTTCTAAGGGGTGGTCTGTCTACGTTTGGGTAAGTATAGAAATGGCTATAAGTGTTGTGATGACAATACTTTTTGGGTATGTTTATTTTGCACTTTTCTTAGCTTTTTTTATTGGCAACATACAGAAGAAAGTCGGGTTTCTAACGTTATATATCATTCACCTTCTTTCTACGATTGTAGCTGTTAGCATAGTCGTTTTCAGACAAAATGAAATGTTTTTTTCTCAATTTCCTTTCATTATTATTTGTTTAATTGGTGTCATTTTGTTGCCTTTCACAATGTTTAACAAAATCAAGCAGGAAAGATTAGAAGGTCAATTAGAAGATGCAAATAAAAGAATTTCTCAGTTAATGGTCTTTGAAGAACGTCAACGGATAGCTAGAGACCTACATGATACTTTAGGACAAAAACTCTCCCTTATTGGACTGAAAAGTGACTTGGCAGGTAAATTAATGTATAAGAACCTCAATTCAGCGAAAATAGAAATCGATGATATTCACAAAACAGCAAGAACTGCATTAAAAGAAGTGCGAGAGATGGTTTCAGATATGAGGAGAGTAAAATTAAAAGACGAAATCATTCACATCCAACAAATGGTAGAAGCGGCTGAAATGGATTTAAATATTGAAGGTGACCCTGAACTAACCAATACACCACTATTGGTTGAAAATGTGTTAAGCATGTGTTTGAAAGAAGCTGTAACCAATGTGGTCAAGCATAGCCAAGCTACTTCTTGTAATGTTCTTATCAAACAATCACCTCATGAAGTGTTGTTAAGCGTTCAAGATAATGGAATTGGCATCTCTGATAAAGTGTCCACTTTATCAGGTCATGGACTCCAAGGGATGAGAGAACGACTTGAATTTGTTAATGGTAGTTTGGAGATAAACTCATCGAATGGAACGACACTAACTACTCGGGTGCCAAATTTATAA
- a CDS encoding glycoside hydrolase family 13 protein encodes MSTKQCEEWWKRSVVYQIYPRSFLDSDGDGIGDLQGIVSKLDYLHKLGIDVIWLSPIYDSPNDDNGYDIRDYHEIMQEFGTMDDFEYLLEEAHTRGMKIIMDLVVNHTSDEHKWFLESKKSKDQHYRDYYIWRSGENDKEPNNWGSVFGGPAWEYDEQTDEYYLHIFSRKQPDLNWENKNVRDEIYRMMAFWLNKGVDGFRMDVINFISKVPNLPDGIVREGMIYGDGSLYFMNGPRIHEFLKEMNSEVLSKYDTLTVGEMPGASTDDAILYTDPSNNELNMVFTFEHMELDSRSDKWDYQPLHLVDLKKNFEKWQTKLHNIGWNSLYWNNHDQPRIVSRFGNDEAFRIESAKMLATCLHMLQGTPYIYQGEEIGMTNVKFPSIEQYKDLETLNMFKEKQSQGVPVNQIMNSIYVKGRDNARTPMQWDDSKHGGFTEGEPWIEANPRYKEINVEAALFDDHSIFYHYQHLIALRKKYDVITGGNFTLLYEEDPNLFAYRRKSDTEELIVLCNFSEKDLSLRDPLLIEDLKQYRVIVQNYQEVVLAETLTLRPFEGLVFFR; translated from the coding sequence ATGAGTACTAAACAATGTGAAGAGTGGTGGAAAAGGAGTGTCGTCTATCAAATTTATCCGAGAAGTTTTTTGGATTCAGATGGAGATGGAATTGGTGACCTCCAAGGAATTGTAAGTAAACTAGACTACTTACATAAACTTGGTATTGATGTTATTTGGTTAAGCCCCATTTATGATTCTCCTAATGACGATAATGGATACGATATCCGTGATTACCATGAAATCATGCAAGAATTCGGGACGATGGATGACTTTGAATATTTACTAGAAGAAGCGCATACTCGTGGGATGAAAATAATCATGGATCTTGTTGTCAATCATACTTCTGACGAACATAAATGGTTTCTGGAATCAAAGAAAAGTAAGGATCAACATTATCGAGATTACTATATTTGGAGAAGCGGAGAAAACGACAAGGAACCTAACAATTGGGGTTCAGTCTTCGGCGGTCCAGCTTGGGAATATGATGAACAGACTGATGAGTATTACCTCCATATCTTTTCTAGAAAACAACCTGATCTAAATTGGGAAAACAAAAATGTACGGGATGAAATTTATAGGATGATGGCATTCTGGCTTAATAAAGGTGTAGATGGATTTCGTATGGATGTCATCAATTTCATCTCAAAGGTTCCAAATTTACCAGATGGAATTGTCCGAGAAGGTATGATATATGGTGACGGTTCTCTCTATTTTATGAATGGTCCAAGAATACATGAATTCTTGAAGGAAATGAATAGTGAAGTGTTATCAAAGTATGACACGTTAACGGTTGGGGAGATGCCAGGCGCTAGTACAGACGATGCTATTTTATACACGGACCCATCCAATAATGAGTTGAACATGGTCTTTACGTTTGAACACATGGAACTCGATAGTCGTTCCGACAAGTGGGATTATCAACCTTTACATTTAGTAGACTTAAAGAAAAACTTTGAGAAGTGGCAAACAAAACTACACAATATCGGATGGAATAGTCTTTATTGGAATAACCATGACCAACCGAGAATCGTTTCACGTTTTGGAAATGACGAAGCATTCCGGATAGAATCTGCCAAAATGCTTGCGACTTGCTTACACATGCTACAAGGCACGCCTTACATTTATCAAGGTGAAGAAATCGGTATGACAAATGTTAAATTTCCTTCTATCGAACAGTATAAAGATTTGGAAACACTAAATATGTTCAAGGAAAAACAATCGCAAGGTGTTCCAGTTAACCAAATTATGAATTCCATATATGTAAAAGGACGAGACAATGCAAGGACACCAATGCAATGGGATGACTCAAAGCATGGGGGCTTTACAGAAGGAGAACCATGGATAGAAGCAAATCCACGATATAAAGAAATTAACGTTGAGGCAGCTTTATTTGATGATCATTCTATTTTCTATCATTATCAGCACCTAATTGCTTTGAGAAAGAAATATGATGTCATCACAGGCGGTAATTTCACCTTACTTTACGAAGAAGATCCAAACCTGTTTGCATACCGAAGAAAAAGTGATACAGAGGAATTAATCGTACTATGTAATTTCTCCGAGAAGGACCTATCTTTGAGAGATCCGTTGCTCATCGAGGATCTGAAGCAGTACAGGGTTATTGTGCAAAACTACCAAGAGGTTGTCCTAGCAGAAACATTAACATTAAGACCATTTGAAGGCTTGGTGTTTTTCAGATAA
- a CDS encoding cation diffusion facilitator family transporter, with the protein MESHSHNHSHGSNKKALLFAFLITTLFMVAEVIGGLITNSLALLSDAGHMLSDAVSLGLSLLALVVGEKAATKAKTFGFKRFEILAALFNGVTLIVVSIYIFYEAFHRFQEPPSVVGSGMMIIGILGLVVNIVAAWVLMRGDTKGNLNLRSAFLHVLGDMLGSIGAIIAALLIIQFGWNIADPIASVIVAILILISAVRVTKESVHVLMEGSPSHIDVEKVKQQLEGISGVIETHDLHVWTITSNYPSLSCHLLVEQNMSHEDILNDANALMKQEFGITHTTFQIEEEHYNLEESDIHN; encoded by the coding sequence ATGGAAAGTCATAGTCATAACCATTCACACGGTTCGAATAAAAAAGCACTATTATTTGCTTTTCTAATTACTACATTATTTATGGTCGCTGAAGTTATTGGTGGCTTGATTACAAATAGCCTGGCCTTATTATCTGATGCCGGACATATGCTGAGTGATGCAGTCTCGTTAGGTTTAAGCCTGCTAGCGCTAGTCGTAGGAGAAAAGGCTGCAACGAAAGCGAAAACATTTGGATTTAAACGGTTTGAAATATTGGCCGCCTTATTTAATGGGGTGACATTAATCGTTGTCTCGATTTACATTTTCTATGAGGCTTTTCATCGGTTTCAAGAACCACCTTCTGTTGTAGGAAGTGGAATGATGATCATCGGTATTCTTGGTTTAGTAGTGAATATCGTGGCTGCATGGGTCCTTATGAGAGGAGATACAAAAGGAAACCTTAATCTTCGAAGTGCATTTTTGCATGTTCTAGGGGATATGCTCGGTTCTATTGGTGCTATTATTGCAGCTCTGTTGATCATACAATTTGGTTGGAATATTGCCGATCCAATTGCTAGCGTAATTGTGGCCATTTTGATACTCATTAGTGCGGTGAGAGTGACTAAAGAGTCAGTACATGTGTTGATGGAAGGCTCGCCAAGTCATATTGATGTAGAGAAAGTGAAACAGCAATTAGAAGGAATTTCTGGCGTAATAGAAACGCACGATTTACATGTGTGGACCATCACGTCAAACTATCCGTCGTTAAGCTGTCATTTACTCGTTGAACAAAATATGTCTCACGAAGACATTTTGAATGATGCAAATGCTTTAATGAAGCAGGAATTCGGAATTACTCATACAACATTTCAGATTGAAGAAGAACACTATAACTTAGAAGAAAGTGATATACATAATTAA
- a CDS encoding response regulator transcription factor, whose translation MIRIVIAEDQQMLLGALGSLLNLEEDMEVVGKAKDGEEAIALVKKQKPDICIMDIEMPLKSGLDAAEELKGDSCKVIILTTFARAGYFERARKAEVNGYLLKDSPSEELANSIRVIMDGRQVYSPELVDIAYESSNGNPLTAREKQVIKLISEGKTTKDIANELSLTTGTVRNYVSVILDKLNVSNRIEAISRFKEKGWFK comes from the coding sequence GTGATACGAATAGTTATTGCTGAAGATCAACAGATGTTGCTTGGAGCTCTAGGGTCTCTGCTAAATTTGGAAGAAGATATGGAAGTCGTAGGTAAGGCTAAAGACGGAGAAGAAGCAATAGCTTTGGTTAAGAAACAAAAGCCTGACATTTGCATTATGGACATAGAAATGCCTTTAAAGAGTGGACTAGATGCAGCAGAGGAATTGAAGGGCGATTCTTGCAAAGTCATTATTTTAACTACTTTCGCTCGAGCGGGGTATTTCGAACGTGCTCGTAAAGCGGAGGTAAACGGGTATTTATTAAAGGATAGTCCAAGTGAGGAATTAGCGAACTCAATCCGTGTCATAATGGATGGTCGTCAAGTATATTCACCAGAATTAGTTGATATTGCATATGAGAGTAGTAATGGAAATCCACTTACTGCACGTGAAAAACAGGTCATTAAACTAATTTCTGAAGGGAAAACGACGAAAGATATTGCAAATGAGCTATCTCTCACCACTGGAACTGTCCGCAATTACGTTTCAGTCATTCTTGATAAACTGAATGTGAGTAATCGAATAGAAGCTATCTCACGATTCAAAGAAAAAGGTTGGTTTAAATAA